One stretch of Carettochelys insculpta isolate YL-2023 chromosome 20, ASM3395843v1, whole genome shotgun sequence DNA includes these proteins:
- the LOC142023545 gene encoding nucleoside diphosphate kinase-like: protein MASISERAFIAIKPDGVQRGLVGEIIKRFEQKGFKLVAMKFMHASNDLLKQHYIDLKDRPFYTGLVKYMHSGPVVALVWEGLNVVKTVRVMLGETNPADSKPGTIRGDFCVQVGRNIIHGSDSVETAETEINLWFTPEELIEYTSCAHQWIYE, encoded by the exons ATGGCATCTATTTCTGAGCGCGCTTTCATTGCCATCAAGCCTGATGGAGTCCAGCGGGGACTAGTGGGAGAAATCATCAAGAGATTTGAACAGAAAGGTTTCAAACTGGTGGCCATGAAATTCATGCAT gcCTCCAATGACCTTCTGAAACAACACTATATTGATCTGAAAGATCGGCCATTCTATACTGGTTTGGTTAAATATATGCACTCTGGGCCTGTTGTAGCTCTG gtgtGGGAAGGTCTTAATGTGGTTAAGACTGTCAGAGTAATGCTGGGGGAAACTAATCCCGCAGATTCCAAACCTGGAACCATCCGTGGGGACTTCTGTGTTCAAGTTGGCAG GAACATCATTCATGGCAGTGATTCTGTAGAAACTGCTGAGACAGAGATCAACCTATGGTTCACGCCTGAGGAGTTGATTGAATACACAAGCTGTGCTCATCAGTGGATCTATGAGTAA